One Triticum dicoccoides isolate Atlit2015 ecotype Zavitan chromosome 4B, WEW_v2.0, whole genome shotgun sequence genomic window carries:
- the LOC119294832 gene encoding putative 12-oxophytodienoate reductase 5 translates to MEPIPLLTPYKMGQLNLAHRIVLAPLTRQRSYGNVPQPHAALYYSQRSSAGGLLITEATGVSDTAQGYRDTPGVWTAEHVEAWKPIVDAVHAKGALIFCQIWHVGRVSTYEYQPGDAAPLSCTDKGVGPQMSYDGRLEEFAPPRRLKVEEIPAIVDDFRKAARNAIDAGFDGVEIHGANGYLIEQFLKDSANDRTDEYGGSIENRCRFALEVVDAVVKEVGGHRVGIRLSPFTDYMDCHDSDPHALALHMSTKLNNYNIIYLHMVEPRMAIVDGRRVVPKRLLPYREAFKGTFMANGGYDREEGGKVVADGYTDLVSFGRSFLANPDLPKRFEIGAELNKYDRMTFYISDPVIGYTDYPFLD, encoded by the exons ATGGAGCCCATCCCTCTCCTGACGCCGTACAAGATGGGCCAGCTCAACCTCGCCCACCGGATCGTCCTGGCCCCGCTCACCCGCCAGCGCTCCTACGGCAACGTGCCGCAGCCGCACGCCGCCTTGTACTACTCCCAGCGCTCCTCCGCCGGCGGGTTGCTCATCACCGAGGCCACCGGGGTCTCCGACACGGCCCAGGGGTACCGCGATACACCGGGCGTCTGGACGGCGGAGCACGTCGAGGCATGGAAGCCAATTGTCGATGCAGTGCACGCCAAGGGCGCGCTCATCTTCTGCCAGATCTGGCACGTCGGCCGCGTGTCCACCTATGAGTACCAGCCCGGCGATGCCGCGCCGCTGTCGTGCACGGACAAGGGGGTGGGCCCGCAAATGAGCTATGACGGGAGGCTGGAGGAGTTCGCGCCGCCGAGGAGGCTCAAGGTGGAGGAGATACCGGCCATCGTCGACGACTTCAGGAAGGCGGCCAGGAACGCCATCGACGCTG GTTTTGACGGTGTGGAGATCCACGGGGCGAATGGGTACCTAATTGAGCAGTTCCTCAAGGACAGTGCGAATGACCGCACCGACGAGTATGGTGGCAGCATCGAGAACCGGTGTCGCTTTGCTCTCGAGGTGGTGGATGCCGTCGTGAAGGAGGTCGGTGGCCACCGTGTGGGCATCCGCCTCTCCCCCTTCACCGACTACATGGACTGCCACGACTCTGACCCGCACGCCCTCGCGCTCCACATGTCCACCAAACTCAACAACTACAACATCATCTATCTCCACATGGTCGAGCCGAGGATGGCCATCGTTGATGGACGAAGGGTGGTCCCGAAGCGCTTGCTGCCATACAGGGAGGCGTTCAAGGGTACATTTATGGCCAATGGCGGGTACGACCGCGAGGAAGGGGGCAAGGTGGTCGCTGATGGGTACACTGATTTGGTCTCCTTCGGGCGATCGTTCTTGGCGAATCCAGACCTGCCAAAGAGGTTTGAGATCGGCGCAGAGCTGAACAAGTATGATAGGATGACCTTCTACATCTCTGACCCCGTCATCGGCTACACTGACTACCCCTTCCTCGATTAA